A single region of the Bacteroidota bacterium genome encodes:
- a CDS encoding efflux RND transporter permease subunit has product MKDVFKEFKPSSWAIDNKTTVFIITIMLTVMGISTYNALPKELYPDITMPTVYVATIYPGSSPADMENLITKELEKEIGSISGINKIISNSVQDFSSIQVEFVSGTDIDEANQKVKDAVDKAKPNLPGDLDPTFGPNVQKVEFSDFPILQVNVSGDYDLATIKKYAEKIQDEIEELPEVSKVDIIGAPEREIQINIDMYKMQAAMLTMYDVYAAISNENRIVSGGTIKVEDMRRSITVSGEFDNVDQIKNLTVNNANSYPIYLKDIAEVKDDFKEQESFARLDGKNVITLNVIKKSGENLIEASDNINALLVELEKKEIPTDVDVTVTGDTSTLTRTQVADLINTIIIGFILVTIVLMFFMGATDAMFVGLSVPLSMFIAFIVLSLLGISMNLIVLFAFLLGLGIVVDDAIVVIENTHRIFANGKVPIKTAAKNAAGEVFLPVLAGTMTTLAPFFPLLFWPGMIGSFMKGLPITLIITLTASLLVAYLINPVFAATFMKPHHDNEKPNRRRQIIWSGIIGLLGLLITLGGNPLLGNIILTFVAVFWLYSLLLIKAIKGFQKKGWPSIQNRYASILRWTLKHPIILFSSIIGTLILAIVMLGITKPGVEQFPTGDPNFVYTYVVMPDGTDQQTTDSVTKIVEQRIYGVLGENNPLVKSVITNIAIGANEDPFDQSSYSNKGKVGVAFIDPADRRHQKSEPYLDKFREAVKDIPGAEITVGAEQNGPPAGKPINIEISGNNFDELINTSNDIKRYLESLNIAGIEELKTDLQANKPEITIDLDRERMNREGVSTLTVGGEIRNAVYGWEVSKFKEGNDDFPIVIRYDEAQRKNIDQLKDLKITYRDMMTGQIRQIPLSAFAEIKYSTTYSGIKRIDQKRVVTLASNLLTGYESQQPAIMNEIKAALEDYDTPEGVTIGYTGASQDMEETISFMGVAWIISLFLIIVILVAQFNSISKPLIIFTEVVFSIIGVLLGYGIFGMDFSAVMTGVGVVALLGIVVRNGILLVEFTDLLIAGGMPIREAVVEAARIRMTPVVLTATATILGMIPLAIGFNIDFIGLFTHGNPDIWLGGENVVFWGPLAWTIVFGLGYATFITLLVVPVMYLYNDKFKTWVFNLFGFKRNHDGADGTLDL; this is encoded by the coding sequence ATGAAAGACGTATTCAAGGAATTTAAACCGTCGAGCTGGGCGATTGATAATAAAACTACGGTATTTATTATCACCATTATGCTCACCGTTATGGGTATTTCCACCTATAATGCGCTGCCGAAAGAATTATATCCGGATATTACCATGCCTACCGTTTATGTGGCAACAATATACCCGGGTTCTTCTCCTGCAGATATGGAAAATCTGATTACCAAAGAACTTGAAAAGGAAATCGGTTCTATTAGTGGTATCAATAAAATTATCAGTAATTCAGTTCAGGATTTTTCCAGCATTCAGGTGGAATTTGTTTCGGGAACAGATATTGATGAAGCGAATCAAAAAGTAAAAGACGCGGTAGATAAAGCAAAACCGAATTTACCGGGCGATTTGGATCCGACTTTCGGGCCTAACGTTCAAAAAGTTGAGTTTTCTGACTTCCCGATTTTGCAGGTTAACGTGAGTGGTGACTATGATTTAGCAACAATTAAAAAATACGCTGAAAAAATTCAGGATGAAATTGAAGAATTACCTGAGGTTTCGAAAGTAGATATTATTGGTGCTCCTGAGCGTGAGATACAAATCAATATTGATATGTATAAAATGCAGGCAGCCATGCTTACCATGTATGATGTGTATGCTGCAATCAGCAATGAAAACCGAATTGTATCAGGTGGTACAATTAAGGTTGAAGATATGCGTCGCTCTATTACTGTGAGTGGTGAATTTGATAATGTTGACCAGATTAAAAATTTAACCGTAAACAACGCAAATAGCTATCCGATTTATTTGAAAGATATTGCTGAGGTAAAAGATGATTTTAAAGAACAGGAAAGTTTTGCGCGTTTAGATGGTAAAAATGTAATCACATTAAACGTAATTAAAAAAAGCGGAGAAAACTTAATCGAAGCTTCCGATAATATTAATGCGTTATTGGTTGAATTAGAGAAAAAAGAAATTCCAACCGATGTAGATGTAACCGTAACGGGAGATACTTCAACCTTAACCAGAACACAGGTTGCCGATTTGATTAATACCATCATCATCGGATTTATTTTAGTAACCATCGTGCTCATGTTCTTTATGGGTGCAACCGATGCAATGTTTGTGGGCTTATCAGTTCCGCTTTCAATGTTTATTGCTTTTATCGTGTTGAGTTTACTCGGTATTAGTATGAACCTGATTGTATTATTTGCATTTTTATTGGGACTCGGAATTGTGGTGGATGATGCCATTGTGGTTATCGAAAACACCCACCGTATTTTCGCAAATGGGAAAGTGCCTATTAAAACAGCGGCTAAAAATGCGGCGGGTGAAGTATTCCTTCCTGTATTAGCCGGAACAATGACAACCCTTGCACCATTTTTCCCACTGCTTTTCTGGCCGGGTATGATTGGTTCGTTTATGAAGGGGTTGCCAATTACGTTAATTATTACACTTACTGCTTCATTACTTGTTGCCTATTTAATTAATCCGGTGTTTGCAGCAACATTTATGAAGCCGCATCACGATAATGAAAAACCAAATAGAAGAAGACAAATCATCTGGTCAGGAATTATTGGATTACTTGGTTTATTAATTACATTAGGAGGAAATCCATTATTAGGAAATATTATATTAACCTTTGTTGCAGTATTCTGGTTATATTCTTTATTATTGATCAAAGCAATTAAAGGTTTCCAGAAAAAAGGATGGCCGTCTATTCAAAATCGATATGCCTCAATTTTGAGATGGACGCTTAAGCATCCAATAATTTTATTTTCATCTATTATAGGAACGCTGATATTAGCAATTGTAATGTTAGGTATAACCAAACCGGGTGTTGAACAATTCCCAACCGGAGATCCTAACTTTGTGTATACCTATGTGGTGATGCCTGACGGAACTGATCAGCAAACAACAGACTCGGTTACCAAAATAGTTGAACAACGTATTTATGGTGTATTAGGAGAAAATAACCCGTTGGTAAAATCGGTAATTACTAATATTGCTATTGGCGCGAATGAAGACCCTTTTGACCAAAGTTCTTATTCAAATAAGGGAAAGGTAGGTGTTGCATTTATCGACCCGGCCGATCGTCGCCATCAAAAATCTGAACCTTATCTGGACAAGTTCCGTGAAGCGGTTAAAGATATACCGGGAGCAGAAATAACAGTAGGCGCCGAACAAAATGGTCCTCCTGCAGGTAAACCAATTAATATTGAAATTTCAGGTAACAATTTTGATGAATTAATTAATACCAGCAATGATATTAAACGTTATCTCGAAAGTTTAAATATTGCAGGAATAGAAGAGTTGAAGACAGATTTACAGGCAAATAAACCTGAAATCACCATTGATTTAGATCGTGAGCGAATGAACAGAGAAGGTGTTTCAACTTTAACTGTAGGTGGCGAAATAAGAAATGCTGTTTATGGTTGGGAGGTTTCTAAATTCAAAGAAGGTAATGATGATTTTCCAATCGTAATTCGTTATGATGAAGCGCAACGTAAAAATATCGATCAATTAAAAGATTTGAAAATTACGTATCGTGATATGATGACAGGACAGATTCGTCAGATACCATTAAGTGCTTTTGCTGAAATTAAATATTCAACAACTTATAGTGGTATTAAACGTATCGATCAAAAGCGTGTAGTAACACTTGCTTCAAATTTACTTACAGGCTATGAAAGTCAGCAGCCTGCAATTATGAATGAAATTAAAGCTGCTCTTGAAGATTATGATACGCCTGAAGGTGTTACCATCGGGTATACCGGAGCAAGTCAGGACATGGAGGAAACAATCAGCTTTATGGGTGTGGCTTGGATAATATCGCTTTTCCTCATCATCGTAATTCTTGTTGCGCAATTTAATTCAATATCTAAACCATTGATCATTTTTACAGAAGTTGTATTCAGTATAATTGGTGTGTTACTTGGATATGGAATTTTCGGAATGGACTTTTCTGCAGTTATGACCGGTGTGGGTGTGGTTGCGTTGTTGGGTATTGTTGTTCGTAACGGTATCTTATTGGTTGAGTTCACCGATTTATTAATTGCTGGCGGAATGCCAATCAGGGAAGCCGTTGTTGAAGCTGCACGTATTAGGATGACTCCTGTTGTGTTAACTGCAACCGCAACAATTTTGGGTATGATTCCACTCGCAATCGGATTTAATATCGACTTTATCGGCTTGTTTACGCATGGTAATCCTGATATCTGGTTGGGTGGTGAAAACGTTGTATTTTGGGGACCTTTAGCATGGACTATTGTATTCGGATTAGGTTATGCAACCTTTATCACTTTACTTGTAGTGCCTGTTATGTATTTATATAATGATAAATTTAAAACCTGGGTGTTTAACTTATTTGGTTTTAAAAGAAATCATGATGGTGCTGATGGTACTTTAGATTTATAA